Proteins encoded together in one Janthinobacterium tructae window:
- a CDS encoding transglutaminase-like domain-containing protein, which produces MVTDFSIYLASSTYIDSEHPAVRARAAELAAGAVGDAAIAARCFAFVRDEIAHSWDYQRNPVTCRASEVLQHGTGYCYAKSHLLAALLRANGIPAGLCYQRLAVGEVGPPFCLHGLNAVYLQEFGWYRIDARGNKPGVAAAFTPPQEQLAFPVLAPEERDLPEIWPAPLAQVVASLTGYSTVQDVAAHLPDVEMLPVRK; this is translated from the coding sequence ATGGTTACCGACTTTTCCATCTATCTGGCCAGCAGCACCTATATCGACAGCGAGCATCCGGCCGTGCGCGCCAGGGCGGCCGAACTGGCTGCCGGCGCGGTGGGCGACGCCGCCATCGCGGCCCGCTGCTTTGCCTTCGTGCGCGACGAGATTGCCCACAGCTGGGATTACCAGCGCAATCCCGTCACCTGCCGCGCTTCCGAGGTCTTGCAGCATGGCACGGGTTACTGTTATGCAAAGAGCCATCTGCTGGCCGCGCTGCTGCGCGCCAACGGCATTCCTGCCGGCCTGTGCTACCAGCGCCTGGCCGTGGGCGAAGTGGGGCCGCCGTTCTGCCTGCATGGCTTGAATGCCGTGTATCTGCAAGAGTTTGGCTGGTACCGCATCGATGCGCGCGGCAACAAGCCCGGCGTCGCTGCCGCCTTCACGCCACCGCAGGAGCAGCTGGCCTTTCCCGTGCTGGCGCCCGAGGAGCGCGATCTACCGGAAATCTGGCCGGCACCGCTGGCGCAGGTGGTGGCGTCCCTGACCGGCTACTCCACGGTGCAGGATGTGGCCGCGCATTTGCCCGATGTTGAGATGTTGCCGGTTCGAAAATAA
- the urtB gene encoding urea ABC transporter permease subunit UrtB has translation MRLFTSLLVFACLCLSSMAQAAISPDLLKPLAGDDPEARVVAVAQIAALATPEAARVLQALQDDALYAAPDGKVYVVDGEQAYDPATGQLGAVPDGIDGVMVNNRLRAAVAGALSGLQLLAPQRTVRLEAAQALQKALDPAQLPLIRTALAQENDAEIKQLLQVLIASANLHAPDTATRKAAVQALAGSSDARLLPVLQAMLEKGGEPDETVQLAAIETMRQIKGRVSRMELAGNVFYGISLGSVLLLAALGLAITFGLMGIINMAHGELLMIGAYTTYLCQLFFRSYLPAMQDWYLLAALPAAFFVAGLVGVALERTVIRWLYGRPLETLLATWGISLILMQLVRTIFGAQNVEVANPAWMSGGVSVLGGLVLPYNRLAIIVFAVIVVVAVWLILNKTRLGLFVRAVTQNRRMADCVGVATGKVDMLTFGLGSGIAGLGGVALSQLGNVGPDLGQSYIVDSFMVVVLGGVGQLAGTVIAALGLGEVNKFLEPVAGAVLAKIAILVFIIIFIQRRPQGLFAMKGRSVE, from the coding sequence ATGAGGCTATTTACATCGCTGCTGGTCTTCGCCTGCCTGTGCCTGTCATCCATGGCGCAGGCCGCCATCTCTCCTGATCTGCTGAAACCGCTGGCTGGCGACGACCCTGAAGCCCGCGTCGTTGCCGTCGCGCAGATCGCCGCCCTGGCCACGCCCGAGGCCGCCCGTGTGCTGCAAGCCTTGCAGGACGACGCCTTGTATGCCGCGCCCGATGGCAAGGTGTATGTCGTCGACGGCGAGCAAGCCTACGATCCGGCCACGGGCCAGCTGGGTGCCGTGCCGGACGGCATCGATGGCGTGATGGTCAACAACCGCTTGCGCGCGGCCGTGGCGGGCGCCTTGTCGGGCTTGCAGTTGCTGGCACCGCAACGGACGGTACGGCTGGAGGCCGCGCAAGCCTTGCAAAAGGCGCTTGATCCCGCGCAGCTTCCCCTGATCCGCACGGCGCTGGCGCAGGAAAACGATGCTGAAATTAAACAGCTATTGCAGGTGCTGATCGCCAGCGCCAACCTGCATGCGCCCGATACCGCTACGCGCAAGGCCGCCGTGCAGGCGCTGGCCGGCAGCAGCGATGCGCGCTTGCTGCCCGTGCTGCAAGCCATGCTGGAGAAAGGGGGGGAGCCCGACGAGACTGTGCAGCTGGCCGCCATCGAGACCATGCGCCAGATCAAGGGACGAGTGTCACGCATGGAATTGGCCGGCAATGTGTTCTACGGCATTTCCCTGGGCAGCGTACTGCTGCTGGCGGCACTGGGTCTGGCCATCACCTTCGGCTTGATGGGCATCATCAACATGGCGCATGGCGAATTGCTGATGATAGGCGCTTACACGACCTATCTGTGCCAGCTGTTTTTCCGCAGCTACTTGCCGGCCATGCAGGACTGGTATTTGCTGGCCGCCTTGCCGGCCGCCTTTTTTGTTGCCGGCCTGGTGGGCGTGGCGCTGGAACGCACGGTGATCCGCTGGCTGTATGGCCGGCCGCTGGAAACCCTGCTGGCCACCTGGGGCATCAGCCTGATTCTGATGCAGCTTGTGCGCACCATCTTCGGCGCGCAAAACGTGGAAGTGGCCAACCCGGCCTGGATGTCGGGCGGCGTCAGCGTGCTGGGCGGCCTCGTGTTGCCGTACAACCGGCTGGCCATCATCGTCTTCGCCGTCATCGTCGTGGTGGCCGTGTGGTTGATCCTGAACAAGACACGGCTGGGCCTGTTCGTGCGGGCCGTCACGCAAAACCGCCGCATGGCCGATTGCGTGGGCGTGGCCACGGGCAAGGTCGACATGCTGACTTTCGGCCTCGGTTCCGGCATCGCGGGCCTGGGCGGCGTGGCCCTGTCGCAGCTGGGCAATGTGGGGCCGGACCTGGGCCAAAGCTACATCGTCGACTCCTTCATGGTGGTGGTGCTGGGCGGCGTGGGCCAGCTGGCCGGCACCGTGATCGCCGCGCTGGGCCTGGGCGAAGTCAACAAATTTCTTGAACCGGTGGCGGGCGCCGTGCTGGCGAAGATCGCCATTCTCGTGTTCATCATCATTTTCATCCAGCGCCGGCCGCAGGGCCTGTTTGCCATGAAGGGACGCAGCGTCGAATGA
- a CDS encoding DUF2760 domain-containing protein, with the protein MSTPSSHPSFWRRVPLAFGAFFSTLSDAAYAARVEKLSLPEAAPVAPAPAPAPVPTPAAAPVILKEATPDAALQLLALLQREARLIDFTQENLGSHADADIGAAARVVHEGCAKVMREYFTIEAVRQEAEGSRIVLQEGFDSAQVRLTGNVVGSAPFTGTLSHRGWRAASVRLPKLSGQHDAAILAPAEVEL; encoded by the coding sequence ATGAGCACACCATCGTCCCACCCATCGTTCTGGCGCCGAGTCCCGCTGGCTTTCGGCGCCTTCTTCAGCACCCTGTCGGACGCCGCCTATGCGGCCCGCGTGGAAAAACTGTCCTTGCCCGAGGCGGCGCCGGTGGCTCCTGCTCCTGCACCAGCCCCCGTGCCAACGCCGGCCGCCGCGCCCGTCATATTAAAAGAAGCCACGCCGGACGCCGCCCTGCAACTGCTGGCGCTGCTGCAACGCGAAGCACGCCTGATCGACTTCACCCAGGAAAACCTGGGCAGCCATGCCGATGCCGACATCGGCGCGGCCGCCCGCGTGGTGCACGAAGGCTGCGCCAAGGTCATGCGCGAATACTTCACCATCGAGGCCGTGCGCCAGGAAGCCGAGGGCAGCCGCATCGTGCTGCAGGAAGGTTTTGATTCCGCGCAAGTTCGCCTGACGGGCAACGTGGTCGGCTCGGCGCCATTCACTGGCACCCTGAGCCACCGCGGCTGGCGCGCCGCCAGCGTGCGCCTGCCGAAACTGAGCGGGCAGCACGACGCCGCCATCCTGGCTCCGGCCGAGGTGGAACTGTGA
- a CDS encoding Hsp70 family protein, with protein MNDTVNPGPRYAIGIDLGTTHSALSYVNLVESDGEKSSHGVLKVPQLSAPGTVEDLSLLPSFVYLPHADEVAAGDLALPWVTEEAEAPFVVGEMARSRGATTPIRLVSSAKSWLCHPGVDRRAAILPNDAPAEVARISPITAATRYLTHLRQAWDNAHPQAPFAQQEITVTIPASFDPAARELTMEAAQAAGYTSLTLLEEPQAALYSWIQTSEGRWRKEVKPGDIILVVDVGGGTSDFSLIAVLERDGVLEPHRVAVGEHILLGGDNMDLALAHLVARKLAANGTQLDAWQMRALTYGCRSAKESLLADSGLDVAPIVVPSRGSKLIGGSIRTELTRAEVSTFILDGFFPQVEASSRPAVRTRAGLTQLGLPYAQDAAITRHLAAFLGRQVAATSELEGFAGRQAEGASFLHPTAVLFNGGVFKSDLLVQRIMATVNDWLYLEGAEPARMLAGADLDLAVARGAAYYSYVRRGHGVRIRGGTASAFYVAIESAMPAIPGMEPPIQALCVAPFGMEEGSELELPGQQFGLVVGEPVHFRFFASSTRRNDQIGDLLDFWGPDELQELSEIQATLSAEGRSAGDVVQVKLHARVTEAGTLELLAVSPDGAERWKVEFDVRGTPQP; from the coding sequence GTGAACGATACCGTCAACCCTGGCCCGCGCTACGCCATCGGCATCGACCTGGGCACCACCCACAGCGCCCTGTCATATGTGAACCTGGTCGAGAGCGACGGCGAAAAGTCCAGCCATGGCGTGCTGAAAGTGCCGCAACTGTCGGCGCCGGGCACCGTCGAAGACCTTTCGCTGCTGCCCTCGTTCGTGTATCTGCCGCACGCCGACGAAGTGGCGGCGGGCGACCTGGCCCTGCCCTGGGTCACCGAGGAAGCCGAAGCACCGTTCGTCGTCGGCGAAATGGCCCGCAGCCGCGGCGCCACCACGCCGATTCGTCTGGTCTCGAGCGCGAAAAGCTGGCTGTGCCACCCGGGCGTCGATCGCCGCGCGGCGATTTTGCCGAACGACGCGCCGGCCGAAGTCGCGCGCATTTCGCCCATCACGGCCGCCACGCGCTACCTGACGCACTTGCGCCAGGCCTGGGACAACGCCCACCCGCAGGCGCCGTTCGCGCAGCAGGAAATCACGGTGACGATACCCGCGTCGTTCGATCCGGCCGCGCGCGAGCTGACGATGGAAGCGGCGCAGGCGGCCGGCTACACCTCGCTGACCCTGCTGGAAGAGCCGCAGGCGGCCCTGTACAGCTGGATCCAGACCAGCGAAGGCCGCTGGCGCAAGGAAGTCAAGCCGGGCGACATCATTTTAGTGGTCGACGTGGGCGGCGGCACCAGCGACTTTTCGCTGATCGCCGTGCTCGAACGCGACGGCGTGCTGGAACCGCATCGCGTGGCCGTCGGTGAACACATCCTGCTTGGCGGCGACAATATGGACCTGGCGCTGGCCCACCTGGTGGCACGCAAGCTGGCCGCCAATGGCACGCAGCTCGACGCCTGGCAAATGCGCGCACTCACTTATGGCTGCCGTAGCGCCAAGGAAAGCCTGCTGGCCGACAGCGGCCTCGATGTGGCACCGATCGTCGTGCCGAGCCGCGGCTCGAAACTGATTGGCGGCTCCATCCGCACGGAACTGACGCGCGCCGAAGTGTCCACCTTCATTCTCGACGGTTTCTTCCCGCAAGTGGAAGCATCGAGCCGCCCTGCCGTGCGCACGCGCGCCGGCCTGACGCAACTGGGCTTGCCATATGCGCAGGACGCGGCCATCACGCGCCACCTGGCCGCGTTCCTGGGCCGGCAAGTGGCGGCCACCAGCGAACTGGAAGGCTTTGCCGGCCGCCAGGCAGAAGGCGCCAGCTTCTTGCACCCGACGGCCGTGCTGTTCAACGGCGGCGTCTTCAAGTCGGACTTGCTGGTGCAGCGCATCATGGCGACAGTCAACGACTGGCTGTACCTGGAAGGCGCGGAACCGGCACGCATGCTGGCCGGGGCCGACCTGGACCTGGCCGTGGCGCGTGGCGCGGCCTACTACAGCTACGTGCGGCGCGGCCATGGCGTACGCATTCGCGGCGGCACAGCCAGCGCCTTCTACGTCGCCATCGAATCGGCCATGCCGGCCATCCCCGGCATGGAACCGCCGATCCAGGCCCTGTGCGTGGCACCGTTCGGCATGGAAGAAGGCAGCGAACTGGAACTGCCGGGCCAGCAATTCGGCCTGGTGGTGGGAGAGCCCGTGCACTTCCGCTTCTTCGCCTCGTCCACGCGCCGCAACGACCAGATCGGCGACTTGCTCGACTTCTGGGGCCCCGATGAATTGCAGGAGCTGAGCGAAATCCAGGCGACCCTGTCCGCCGAAGGCCGGTCGGCCGGCGACGTGGTGCAAGTGAAATTGCACGCACGCGTGACAGAAGCGGGCACGCTGGAACTGCTGGCCGTTTCCCCTGACGGCGCCGAGCGCTGGAAAGTGGAATTCGACGTGCGCGGCACGCCGCAGCCATAA
- the urtC gene encoding urea ABC transporter permease subunit UrtC has product MTSSYPIKQGLFTRPVWLAIAACTVLAALLPIFNLAFAEGHALHVSAYVVALVGKFMCYALAALALDLVWGYTGILSLGHGVFFALGAYAHGMYLMRAIGDQGQYHSSLPDFMVFLDWKTYPWYWAFTEHFWYCMALVVLVPGVLAFVFGYFAFRSRIKGVYFSIITQAMTYAFMLLFFRNDTGFGGNNGFTDFKTILGHSITAPATRAVLFLLTLTFLLAALIGARAIVRSKLGRVLQGVRDSEARLMFLGYNPLWFKLFVWTLSAVLCGIAGALYVPQVGIINPSEMSPANSIEMVVWVAVGGRGTLLGPILGAFTVNGLKSWFTAALPELWLFALGLLFIVVTLFMQQGMLGVLSKLKRKPVVAEEAA; this is encoded by the coding sequence ATGACTAGCTCCTACCCGATAAAGCAGGGCCTGTTCACGCGGCCTGTCTGGCTGGCGATTGCCGCATGCACGGTGCTGGCGGCGCTGTTGCCGATTTTTAACCTGGCGTTTGCCGAAGGGCATGCGCTGCACGTGTCCGCCTACGTGGTGGCGCTGGTGGGCAAGTTCATGTGCTATGCACTGGCCGCACTGGCGCTGGACCTCGTCTGGGGTTACACGGGCATCCTGTCCCTGGGCCACGGCGTGTTCTTTGCGCTGGGCGCATATGCGCACGGCATGTATCTGATGCGCGCCATCGGCGACCAGGGCCAGTACCACAGCAGCTTGCCCGACTTCATGGTCTTTCTCGACTGGAAAACTTACCCCTGGTACTGGGCGTTTACCGAACATTTCTGGTACTGCATGGCCCTCGTCGTGCTGGTGCCAGGCGTGCTGGCTTTTGTCTTCGGTTACTTTGCCTTTCGCTCGCGCATCAAGGGCGTGTATTTTTCCATCATCACGCAAGCGATGACGTATGCCTTCATGCTCTTGTTCTTCCGCAATGACACCGGCTTTGGCGGCAACAACGGTTTCACGGATTTCAAGACCATTCTTGGCCACAGCATCACGGCACCGGCCACCCGGGCCGTGCTGTTCCTGCTGACGCTCACCTTCCTGCTGGCGGCCTTGATCGGTGCGCGCGCCATCGTCCGCTCGAAGCTGGGTCGCGTTCTGCAGGGCGTGCGCGACAGCGAGGCGCGGCTGATGTTTCTTGGCTACAACCCGCTGTGGTTCAAGCTGTTCGTCTGGACTTTGTCGGCCGTGTTGTGCGGCATCGCCGGCGCCCTGTACGTGCCGCAGGTGGGCATCATCAACCCGTCCGAAATGTCGCCCGCCAACTCCATCGAAATGGTGGTGTGGGTGGCCGTGGGCGGACGCGGCACCTTGCTCGGCCCGATTTTGGGCGCCTTCACCGTGAACGGCTTGAAGAGCTGGTTCACGGCTGCCTTGCCGGAGCTGTGGCTGTTCGCGCTGGGCCTGCTGTTCATCGTCGTCACCTTGTTCATGCAGCAAGGCATGCTTGGCGTGTTGAGCAAGCTCAAACGCAAGCCCGTCGTGGCAGAGGAGGCCGCATGA
- the urtA gene encoding urea ABC transporter substrate-binding protein, which translates to MSRRIILKAAAAAAFALATSTTMQAALAADTIKVGILHSLSGTMAISETSLKDVALMTIAEINAKGGVLGKKLEAVVVDPASNWPLFAEKARQLVAQDKVAVVFGCWTSVSRKSVLPVFKELNSLLFYPVQYEGEELEKNVFYTGAAPNQQAIPAVEYLMSKDGGGAKRFVLLGTDYVYPRTTNKILRAFLKSKGVKDSDISEVYTPFGHADYQTIVANIKKFSTGGKTAVISTINGDSNVPFYKELGNAGLKATDVPVVAFSVGEEELRGIDTKPLLGHLAAWNYFESVKNPVNTAFIKQWKTYAVAQKLPNAGSVVTNDPMEATYVGIHMWAQAVEKAKSTDTDKVIAAMAGQSVKAPSGFTLTMDATNHHLHKPVMIGEIKADGQFNVVWKTKEPIRAQPWSPYIKGNEGKQKL; encoded by the coding sequence ATGTCACGACGTATCATCCTGAAAGCGGCGGCCGCCGCCGCATTCGCCCTGGCCACGTCCACCACCATGCAGGCCGCCTTGGCCGCCGACACCATCAAGGTGGGCATTTTGCACTCCCTGTCGGGCACCATGGCCATTTCCGAAACGTCACTCAAGGATGTGGCGCTGATGACGATCGCCGAGATCAATGCCAAGGGCGGTGTGCTGGGCAAGAAGCTGGAAGCCGTCGTCGTCGATCCCGCGTCGAACTGGCCCTTGTTCGCGGAAAAAGCGCGCCAGCTGGTGGCGCAGGATAAAGTGGCTGTCGTGTTTGGCTGCTGGACGTCCGTGTCGCGCAAGTCGGTTTTGCCCGTCTTCAAGGAACTCAACAGCCTGCTGTTTTACCCGGTGCAATACGAAGGCGAGGAGCTGGAAAAGAATGTGTTTTATACGGGCGCCGCGCCGAACCAGCAGGCGATCCCGGCAGTGGAATACCTGATGAGCAAGGATGGCGGCGGCGCCAAGCGTTTCGTGCTGCTGGGTACGGACTATGTGTATCCGCGCACCACCAACAAGATCTTGCGCGCCTTCCTGAAAAGCAAAGGGGTCAAGGATAGCGATATCAGCGAGGTCTACACGCCGTTCGGCCATGCCGACTATCAAACCATCGTCGCCAACATCAAGAAGTTTTCCACGGGCGGCAAGACGGCCGTCATTTCCACCATCAATGGCGATTCGAACGTGCCGTTCTACAAGGAACTGGGCAATGCAGGCTTGAAAGCCACGGACGTGCCCGTCGTCGCGTTTTCCGTGGGCGAGGAAGAGCTGCGCGGCATCGATACCAAGCCCTTGCTTGGTCACCTGGCGGCGTGGAATTACTTTGAATCCGTCAAGAACCCCGTGAATACAGCCTTCATCAAGCAGTGGAAAACGTATGCGGTGGCGCAAAAGTTGCCGAACGCGGGTTCGGTGGTGACGAACGACCCCATGGAAGCGACCTATGTGGGCATCCATATGTGGGCGCAAGCCGTGGAAAAGGCCAAGTCGACGGACACGGACAAGGTGATCGCCGCCATGGCCGGCCAAAGCGTCAAGGCGCCATCGGGCTTCACGCTGACCATGGATGCGACGAATCACCATCTGCACAAGCCTGTGATGATCGGCGAGATCAAGGCCGATGGGCAATTCAATGTCGTGTGGAAAACCAAGGAACCGATACGCGCCCAGCCGTGGAGCCCGTATATCAAGGGCAATGAGGGCAAGCAAAAGCTGTAA
- the urtE gene encoding urea ABC transporter ATP-binding subunit UrtE, with protein sequence MLEVQQLNQYYGSSHTLRGINMSARKGECLALLGRNGVGKTTLLKCLMGVLPVAQGTVAFNGRDITKLAPHARAKLGIAYVPQGRDIFARLTVEENLLMGMAVKRGRQASRIDPHVYELFPVLKEMLQRRGGDLSGGQQQQLAIARALLAEPQLIIFDEPTEGIQPSVIKDIGRVIALLKQRGDMAIVLCEQYFDFARELADDFIVLSRGSVVASGSAEQMDGEEVKRHLAV encoded by the coding sequence ATGCTCGAAGTGCAACAGTTGAATCAATACTATGGCTCCTCGCATACCTTGCGCGGCATCAACATGTCGGCGCGCAAGGGCGAGTGCCTGGCCTTGCTGGGCAGGAATGGCGTGGGCAAGACGACCTTGTTGAAATGCCTGATGGGCGTGCTGCCCGTGGCGCAGGGCACGGTGGCCTTTAACGGGCGCGACATCACGAAGCTGGCGCCGCATGCGCGGGCAAAGCTGGGCATCGCCTACGTGCCGCAGGGGCGCGACATCTTTGCGCGCCTGACGGTCGAGGAAAACTTGCTGATGGGTATGGCGGTGAAGCGGGGCAGGCAAGCCTCGCGCATCGATCCCCACGTGTATGAACTGTTTCCGGTGCTCAAAGAGATGCTGCAGCGGCGTGGCGGCGATTTGTCGGGTGGGCAACAGCAGCAGCTGGCCATCGCCCGCGCGCTGCTGGCCGAACCGCAATTGATCATCTTCGACGAGCCGACGGAAGGTATCCAGCCGTCCGTCATCAAGGATATCGGCAGGGTCATTGCCTTGTTGAAACAACGCGGTGACATGGCCATCGTGCTGTGCGAACAGTATTTTGATTTCGCCCGCGAACTGGCCGACGACTTCATCGTGCTGTCGCGCGGCAGCGTGGTGGCCAGCGGAAGTGCAGAACAGATGGATGGCGAGGAGGTGAAGCGCCATTTGGCCGTGTAG
- the urtD gene encoding urea ABC transporter ATP-binding protein UrtD has product MSIRMLPGMASAEAGPTYSRVKGEGVDTTHGAILYLEDICVSFDGFKAINKLSLDISVGELRCIIGPNGAGKTTMMDVITGKTRPTSGTAWFGQTMNLATMTEAQIAHAGIGRKFQRPTVFEQHTVFDNLELAMKMDKRVAPTLFARLSSEQAGRIEAILRLIRLNGHEARPAGLLSHGQKQWLEIGMLLMQEPQLILLDEPVAGMSDAETARTAELLNELRGKHSIMVVEHDMGFVTDIAQQGIVTVLHEGAVLAQGRMDEVQADERVIEVYLGR; this is encoded by the coding sequence ATGAGCATCCGCATGTTGCCCGGCATGGCCAGCGCCGAAGCTGGCCCCACGTATTCGCGCGTGAAAGGCGAGGGCGTCGACACGACGCACGGCGCCATTTTGTATCTGGAAGACATCTGCGTGTCCTTCGATGGCTTCAAGGCCATCAACAAGCTGAGCCTGGATATTTCCGTGGGCGAATTGCGCTGCATCATCGGCCCGAACGGGGCGGGCAAGACGACGATGATGGATGTCATCACGGGCAAGACGCGGCCCACGTCCGGCACGGCCTGGTTCGGCCAGACCATGAATCTGGCGACGATGACGGAAGCGCAAATCGCCCACGCGGGCATCGGCCGCAAGTTCCAGCGTCCCACCGTGTTCGAGCAGCATACGGTGTTCGATAACCTGGAACTGGCCATGAAGATGGACAAGCGCGTGGCGCCCACCCTGTTTGCCCGCTTGAGCTCGGAGCAGGCGGGCAGGATCGAAGCGATATTGCGTTTGATCCGCCTCAACGGCCACGAGGCGCGGCCGGCCGGCTTGCTGTCGCACGGGCAAAAGCAGTGGCTGGAAATCGGCATGCTCTTGATGCAGGAGCCGCAGCTGATCCTGCTGGACGAACCGGTGGCCGGCATGTCGGACGCGGAAACGGCGCGCACGGCGGAATTGCTCAATGAATTGCGCGGCAAGCACTCCATCATGGTGGTCGAGCACGACATGGGTTTCGTCACGGACATTGCCCAGCAAGGCATCGTCACCGTGCTGCACGAAGGGGCAGTGCTGGCGCAGGGCCGCATGGACGAAGTGCAAGCCGACGAGCGGGTCATCGAAGTCTATCTGGGGAGGTAA
- a CDS encoding DUF4349 domain-containing protein, which yields MKKLYISLIGLLLLAGCGGKGESAGQSSAARLDGKEKGSEFLAYEHNVSVDTHEAQVRPLYEQVVAACKADTENGCLLLDSSIDGGRYVHARISMRAKPAGIKKLVALVAAGGDVTSQGTKVEDLGRPVLDSKKRLEMLKQYQAQLQDLEKRSGANVDALIKVTKELATVQVELEQATAANALLMQRIDTDLLNVAISAEGKQSFWRPVKRALGNFTENLSEGVANAITAMAYILPWLIAFVLLFPLGRKGWRRLRGRSGEATR from the coding sequence ATGAAAAAACTGTATATCAGCCTGATCGGCCTGTTGCTGCTGGCCGGTTGCGGCGGCAAGGGCGAGAGCGCGGGCCAGTCCAGTGCCGCGCGTCTCGATGGCAAGGAAAAAGGCAGCGAGTTTCTTGCCTATGAACACAATGTCAGCGTCGATACGCACGAGGCGCAAGTGCGCCCCCTGTATGAACAAGTGGTCGCCGCCTGCAAGGCCGACACGGAAAACGGCTGCTTGCTGCTCGACTCCAGCATTGACGGCGGCCGTTACGTGCACGCGCGCATCAGCATGCGCGCCAAGCCGGCCGGCATCAAGAAGCTCGTGGCGCTGGTCGCGGCCGGAGGCGACGTCACTAGCCAGGGCACCAAGGTGGAAGACCTGGGGCGTCCCGTGCTCGACAGCAAGAAACGCCTGGAGATGCTCAAGCAGTACCAGGCGCAATTGCAGGACCTGGAAAAACGCTCGGGCGCGAACGTCGACGCGCTGATCAAGGTGACCAAGGAACTGGCCACCGTGCAAGTGGAACTGGAGCAGGCGACGGCGGCCAATGCGCTGTTGATGCAGCGCATCGACACGGACTTGCTGAACGTGGCCATCAGTGCCGAAGGCAAGCAGTCGTTCTGGCGTCCCGTCAAGCGCGCGCTGGGCAATTTCACGGAAAACCTGTCGGAAGGCGTGGCCAACGCCATCACGGCCATGGCGTATATTCTGCCGTGGCTGATCGCGTTCGTGCTGCTGTTCCCGCTGGGACGCAAGGGCTGGCGCCGCCTGCGTGGCAGATCCGGGGAGGCAACGCGCTGA